The following coding sequences are from one Triticum dicoccoides isolate Atlit2015 ecotype Zavitan chromosome 4A, WEW_v2.0, whole genome shotgun sequence window:
- the LOC119286937 gene encoding protein OPAQUE10-like, with protein sequence MRRAQPQQGPAPAPAGTGVVRVDKASPASSFRQLDDAFLQKQTKIWLGEVLHVRFDEDILVADLLGDGELLFQVSKVIWKRLLRKNKEQLKQSKVYIYERPSFGKSNGKYTPYPKVDSFLKVCQTLGLAGIDLFTPSDVVEKRNVRKVCMCIRSLSKKAGMMQLNVPDFDVVTHTIAMPNYIVGGIRRSLEQPQCSSSCSSGHSPRAISKSIFEGQSDEQSDRHYDSDEAESSLFVLGPQDSLDDDKLSELLQLGDAPKEEREGYGDSGHEMPKEKSLAESAGSLDAGVMGADTTNSTPFHENLLSPTDRCSTTRRNKCSLSSEESDSINSYLACDSSKNDVGGPPVEVSERIHDGHVEPSHDSVQGNGKIFTDHPEKDDSARTKDHMDACKSDELDKTENNRNAQGTGNNAPKSGKGVLKSVAGGITLIGAVFFVAHLRRSKGISFTTILPSLSEKSIQSDSRAKNVDNGKTTEVYPGGWLKV encoded by the exons atgaGGAGGGCGCAGCCGCAGCaggggccggcgccggcgccggcggggacGGGGGTGGTGCGCGTCGACAAGGCGTCGCCCGCGTCCAGCTTCCGCCAGCTCGACGACGCCTTCCTGCAG AAACAAACAAAAATCTGGCTTGGCGAAGTTCTCCATGTCAGGTTTGATGAAGACATTTTGGTAGCAGACCTTCTAGGTGACGGGGAATTGCT ATTTCAAGTTTCCAAAGTGATATGGAAGAGGCTACTCAGAAAGAACAAAGAACAACTCAAGCAATCAAAAGTATATATTTATGAGAGACCATCTTTTGGTAAAAGCAACGGGAAATATACGCCCTATCCAAAAGTAGACTCGTTTCTAAAG gtATGCCAAACCCTTGGATTAGCTGGAATTGATTTGTTTACCCCTTCTGATGTGGTCGAGAAAAGAAATGTTCGAAAAGTCTGCATGTGCATACGCTCACTCTCTAAAAAGGCCGGGATGATGCAGCTAAAC GTGCCTGATTTTGATGTTGTTACCCACACAATAGCCATGCCCAACTATATTGTTGGAGGCATCCGCAGAAGTCTGGAGCAGCCACAATGCAGTTCATCTTGTTCGAGTGGGCACAGTCCGCGTGCCATTTCTAAA AGCATATTTGAAGGACAGAGTGATGAGCAAAGCGACCGACATTATGACTCTGATGAAGCAGAGAGCAGTCTCTTTGTGCTAGGGCCTCAGGATTCTCTTGATGACGACAAACTTTCTGAGCTTTTGCAGTTGGGTGATGCCCCCAAGGAAGAAAGAGAAGGCTATGGAGACAGTGGTCATGAAATGCCCAAAGAGAAGTCGCTAGCTGAATCAGCGGGATCACTTGACGCTGGTGTTATGGGTGCTGATACTACGAATTCAACTCCTTTTCATGAGAACCTACTCTCACCAACAGATCGGTGTTCAACAACTAGAAGAAATAAATGTTCACTAAGTTCAGAAGAGTCAGACTCCATAAACAGTTATTTAGCGTGCGACAGTAGCAAGAATGATGTGGGCGGTCCTCCTGTCGAAGTGTCTGAAAGGATTCATGATGGACACGTCGAACCTTCACATGATTCTGTTCAGGGAAATGGGAAAATATTCACTGATCATCCAGAAAAAGACGATAGCGCAAGGACTAAGGATCACATG GATGCTTGCAAATCCGACGAACTGGATAAAACTGAAAACAACAGAAATGCTCAGGGGACCGGGAACAATGCTCCCAAATCAGGGAAAGGAGTGCTGAAGTCAGTTGCTGGAGGGATCACGCTCATCGGCGCGGTGTTCTTCGTAGCTCATCTCAG gaggagcaAGGGGATAAGCTTTACAACAATTTTGCCTTCACTTTCTGAAAAATCAATTCAGAGCGACTCAAGGGCGAAGAATGTAGACAACGGAAAGACAACCGAGGTGTATCCAGGCGGATGGCTCAAGGTTTGA
- the LOC119286938 gene encoding zinc finger protein 593-like: MGGKCPHRKVKKRRLNCKQVRRGKFLVKADDAVYDELVKLADQGKDSEGKALPVDEDLPGMGQFYCLHCDRYFADETVKEDHYRSKRHKKRVKQLSGPAPHTQIDADLAGGMGMPDNGLKLMSS, encoded by the exons ATGGGAGGCAAGTGCCCACATCGCAAGGTCAAGAAGCGCCGTCTCAACTGCAAGCAGGTGCGCCGCGGAAAGTTCCTCGTCAAAGCCGACGACGCCGTCTACGACGAGCTCGTCAAGCTGGCCGACCAGGGCAAGGACTCCGAGGGCAAGGCGCTGCCCGTCGACGAGGACCTCCCTGGCATGGGCCAGTTCTACTGCCTCCACTGCGA TCGGTACTTCGCGGATGAGACAGTGAAGGAGGATCACTACCGCTCAAAGCGCCACAAGAAAAG GGTCAAGCAGTTGTCTGGACCAGccccacacacgcaaatagatgccGATCTCGCTGGTGGAATGGGAATGCCGGACAACGGCTTGAAGCTCATGTCTTCCTGA
- the LOC119286936 gene encoding mitogen-activated protein kinase kinase kinase 1-like, whose product MFSWACSKQSSPASSSGRRGGDAAAAMDSGSSRRSGGGSGHGSGSGSGSRGRSPRLERRNAAKHIDYEAGAAATTSVSASWSTSSSERSPGTRPTRSLDLATRGGGADFRINGSAEGEVDELCRSLGLSGPEDFAIPVAAWEARKARSSSDLLARPRPDPDSSAPPAEEPAPVVRTVSAPEVPWPAPHSFPDPIPEESIHSSSASTATATGSVDEPIIAAPEESPKATRAVAVAAPVAALSLPSPRRGGGEVGIRGVRPPVLSPPPPITGLAPPPARQSSVAEIMSGSAWDIVNSFAPTEANSGLRMAYEHVETSRMSDTEEDNPEENDEGLTGLEGELKGWRVGETFEGFTGTSSLSTTNDDDASSTNTEAVFVISPNGKFKRNIKSWMRGALLGSGSFGMVYEGISDEGAFFAVKEVSLLDQGSNAQQSILSLEQEIALLSQFEHENIVQYYGTDKEESKLYIFIELVTQGSLSSLYQKYKLRDSQVSAYTRQILNGLVYLHERNVVHRDIKCANILVHANGSVKLADFGLAKEMSKINMLRSCKGSVYWMAPEVVNPRKTYGPAADMWSLGCTVLEMLTRQIPYPNVEWTNAFFMIGKGEQPPIPSYLSAEAQDFIRQCVRVDPDERPSASQLLAHPFVNRPLRASFDSLSPPINRP is encoded by the exons ATGTTCTCGTGGGCCTGTAGCAAGCAGTCctcgcccgcctcctcctccggccgccgcggcggggacgccgccgccgccatggactcCGGCAGCAGCCGCCGCAGCGGCGGGGGGAGCGGGCACGGCAGCGGCAGCGGGAGCGGGAGCCGCGGACGCAGCCCGCGGCTGGAGCGGCGCAACGCGGCGAAGCACATCGACTACGaggcgggcgcggcggcgacgACGTCCGTGTCCGCCTCGTGGTCGACCTCGTCGTCGGAGCGCTCGCCGGGGACGCGGCCGACGCGCTCGCTCGACCTCGCgaccaggggcggcggcgcggacttcCGCATCAACGGCAGCGCGGAGGGGGAAGTCGACGAGCTCTGCCGCAGCCTGGGGCTGTCGGGCCCGGAGGACTtcgccatccccgtcgccgccTGGGAGGCCCGCAAGGCGCGCTCCAGCTCCGACCTCCTCGCCCGCCCCCGCCCGGACCCGGACTCGTCGGCTCCTCCCGCGGAGGAGCCCGCCCCCGTCGTCCGCACCGTCTCCGCCCCCGAGGTCCCGTGGCCCGCGCCTCACTCCTTCCCCGACCCCATTCCCGAGGAGTCCATCCACTCCTCCTCCGCTTCCACCGCCACTGCCACTGGCTCGGTGGACGAACCCATCATCGCGGCGCCGGAGGAATCCCCCAAAGCTACCCGTGCGGTTGCTGTTGCGGCGCCCGTCGCGGCCTTGTCACTTCCCTCGCCGAGAAGGGGCGGCGGCGAGGTCGGGATCCGGGGCGTCCGGCCGCCAGTGCTCTCCCCGCCTCCGCCGATCACGGGACTTGCACCGCCACCGGCGAGGCAGTCGTCTGTGGCTGAGATCATGAGCGGATCGGCCTGGGACATTGTGAACTCGTTCGCTCCCACTGAGGCGAATAGTGGACTGAGAATGGCCTATGAACATGTTGAAACATCTCGCATGTCAGACACAGAGGAGGATAATCCTGAGGAGAACGATGAAGGATTGACAGGGCTTGAGGGGGAGCTTAAAGGGTGGAGGGTAGGGGAGACCTTTGAAGGGTTCACAGGGACATCCTCATTGTCGACAACGAATGATGATGATGCATCTAGCACGAATACAGAGGCTGTGTTCGTCATCTCGCCGAATGGCAAGTTCAAGCGGAACATCAAGTCATGGATGCGTGGTGCACTTCTGGGAAGTGGCTCATTCGGGATGGTGTATGAGGGGATCAGTGA TGAAGGTGCGTTCTTTGCTGTTAAGGAAGTATCTTTGCTTGACCAAGGAAGCAATGCACAGCAATCTATTCTTTCACTTGAACAG GAAATCGCTCTCCTTAGTCAGTTTGAACATGAAAATATAGTCCAGTATTATGGAACTGACAAG GAAGAATCAAAACTCTACATTTTTATTGAGCTTGTTACACAAGGTTCTCTTTCATCCCTCTATCAGAAGTATAAACTGCGAGACTCACAAGTTTCTGCGTACACAAGGCAGATTCTCAATGGATTAGTTTATCTCCATGAAAGGAATGTGGTCCACAG AGATATCAAATGCGCCAATATATTGGTTCATGCAAATGGATCGGTAAAACTTGCAGATTTTGGTTTGGCAAAGGAG ATGTCTAAAATTAATATGCTGAGATCATGCAAAGGAAGTGTTTATTGGATGGCACCTGAG GTTGTTAATCCTAGAAAAACATATGGGCCTGCAGCTGATATGTGGAGCTTGGGCTGCACTGTGTTGGAAATGCTAACCCGCCAAATACCATATCCTAATGTCGAGTGG ACAAATGCTTTCTTTATGATTGGCAAAGGAGAACAACCTCCCATTCCCAGCTACCTGTCAGCAGAAGCTCAAGATTTCATACGCCAGTGTGTACGAGTCGATCCAGACGAGCGACCTTCCGCATCACAACTTTTGGCGCACCCATTTGTTAACAGGCCACTTCGAGCTTCTTTTGATTCTTTGTCTCCTCCGATCAATAGACCGTAG